The DNA region CTTTgagtcgagtttgagttcaaacttaaattcatcGAACTCTCTTTAAAGTTATTTGAGCTCAATTCACTTGAGGAGAATCAAGCTTAAATTCAATTACAGTGTTGAGTTGAACCAAACATTGAACTTAGCTTGATATCGTCACTAAGAAAAAAATgacttaaataatattgtttgagCGTTTTAATCAATTCATATCGATCAAAATAATGTCTTAGCCAATtcgtatcaaattttttcaaatttgtaagtTTAGAGAGCTGAATACCTATTAATctcgagtttgagttaaaaaatatttcattcttAAGCtagagtttaaactcaaattcttctcagataaatttgttttaaacttatttaaatggaattcattttttaattcaactaAATTTAGGTCTAATACAACCATACTTGGAACGTATGAAATTGTTTTCTTAAAAAACAGGCCCCGAAACCCGTTGTGACAAACTTCTTAAGCCAAGATCCAATGAAGAAAGGATGATAGATTGGTGTGgtccaaaaatcttaaaaagaagGGCCATGTGGTCCAATTAGAAAAAAGTGACATGTCAGTATAATTCTTTCTGTGCCTTTGTCCCTTGCTTTTTCCTATTGGCCCACGTGTTATGAGGTGTACCGTTTCCCTCTCCTAACATTCACGTGTCTTTGTTTCTTGTGAAAAAGATGAATCTCCTTAGCTTGTTGCTTACAGTTGGATTTCCACCCACTGCTGCCACTCTATGTCCACACAATAAACCagggtgtgtgtgtgtttatatatatatatatatatgataatgttTTGTAGGCTGTTTCTCCAAACCAATATCTATTTGCAGACGGTCTAGGCATGCGGAAGCTCCTCTCTTATCTTTCAAAATCTGGCACCATGAACCTGATGATAAGTTTCCTagttatttcaattttgtttattagGACTCAGTCCGGGGAAATTCGGCCAAGGAAAAATGCCAATGCTCATATCACTGTAATGGGTTTTGTTTATTGTGACATCTGCTCCAACAACACCTTCTCAAGACACAGCTACTTCATACCAGGTAAAAAACTTCAACAACCCATCAGCCATCAatgcaaaattttaagttttcatttactTTTTAGCTGAAAAAGGTGTTTTTTTACTATCTCGTGTTGTGTGTTGTCTGATTAACCAGGTGCAGAAGTCAAAATCGATTGCAAATTCAAAGCGAGTTCACCAAAAACCAAAGAGCAAATATCATTCTCAGTGAATAGAACTACAAACAGACATGGAGTTTACAGGTTAGATATACCATCTGTTGATGGAGTTGCATGTGGAGAAACGGCTATTGCTACTACATGTGAGGCAAGTTTAATGTGGAGCTCATCGGATTCATGTAATGTTCCTGGTTTCAGAACCACAACCGATCAGATAGCCATCAAATCCAAGCAAGCCAATCTCTGCATCTACAGTCTAAATCCACTCAATTTCAGACCATTAAAGATTGATGGTAGTCTATGTAGGAACTAGAAAGAAGACCACTCGAGTTTTCTTTtgtcattataattttatgaattagtACCCTTTTGGCTTCTACATTATTCACCTTCGCTTAGattcaaaatacataataatctGTTATGCATCACCACCTAGTTCTTACTCTTGTGTTATAGTTATGGGTAGGATTGGAGCATCATTGTCTCATGGCTACAACCAAGCCAACATATGTAAGCAGGATTAATTAAGAAGAGAAAACAGAATTACATGATCAGATTTGTAGAGACAGAGACTGGCAGGTAGTACAGAATATTGATGATGAAAGAGACTATAGTTACTGCAAAGAGGGTCCACAAGAATTGTTCAAAGCTATTAATGGTTGAGCAGTGTCTAAGGGTAGGGTTCTGTTGCACAGAAAACTGGAAGTAGTAAAAACTTGTAATTTCATCCTGCAATTACACATTCATCACTATGAACATCGTTAGGATGTTGATCAACTTAGCTAGGAACAtacatttgaaacaaaaatcctatattttatagtttcaatagaagataaaatgataatttgacaCTTATAGGTATCCTTACCCCTAAATCACCCAACCCATCAAAATTTCTTGTCAAAGTTTATAGACTAACTAAGTATCATAACTAGGTTCTGTGATTAAagattataaaacaatatatatgtaaCTTTGTGTGCAAGCCATTTTAAAGCGGCTTTCACTTTTCAACGAACACAATACATAATTATTGACTTCTTCTGTCATCTCCTTATTCGTCTGCCATGTGCGTGGGCCAAAAACAAACGGGAAAAAAGCCCACCACACGAGTTCAACTGAGTCCAGTACTCAGAGCAAAATCATATCAATAAGAGAAATTGTCTAAAGAAGTCACATGAGCAGAAAAGAAGGTTGatgattagtttaaaaaactcttcaataaatcatttaatttcgttcttgagaaattataaatacagCACTAGAGTCCAGTTTTCTGGTTCCAAAATGGGTAGGCAAGTCCATCATAATAAAGCAGAGACTGTCAGAATGAAGAAGATAGTCGTcataaatattatgataaattatttatttcatttaggTCTAAACTTGACTTGAAGCCTGCAAATTTTGATACCCCAGTACATATATTCATATGAAGATGAATAGAATCACTTGTGCAAGGAGTAGTACGAAGTACAATCTCTCGATGGTACGTGGCCACTCTTTGTTTTTCTTCCCACAGAACAAAATATACAAGCAGAGTTCTACATGACGCAAACAAATTGAACTACAACAGTGCAACATTACGAAAATAATaccataaatttattttcaatgaacATGAAGAGATGAATTTGTACTCTAGAGTTGCATAAGTTCCTGGAAGATCTTCATGGCAGAAGCTGGCAACCCCAGAAGCACATTTATgcttttcctttctcttccaTGAGAAAGGAACAAGATCACTTCCTTCTCTGGCAAGG from Mangifera indica cultivar Alphonso chromosome 8, CATAS_Mindica_2.1, whole genome shotgun sequence includes:
- the LOC123223087 gene encoding major pollen allergen Ole e 1 produces the protein MRKLLSYLSKSGTMNLMISFLVISILFIRTQSGEIRPRKNANAHITVMGFVYCDICSNNTFSRHSYFIPGAEVKIDCKFKASSPKTKEQISFSVNRTTNRHGVYRLDIPSVDGVACGETAIATTCEASLMWSSSDSCNVPGFRTTTDQIAIKSKQANLCIYSLNPLNFRPLKIDGSLCRN